A genomic region of Pseudomonas migulae contains the following coding sequences:
- a CDS encoding helix-turn-helix transcriptional regulator: MVFMSLRTRLQPSLVTEPIRRVEAGPWVIELLPACAYAARYVATHAAIGFAFDSQRGLHAIGSDRVQPFVATPNGLAFVPAGCDVLSESSQGGEYLRVIHTEGMEWMGDRAFNNCIDPQAITLARRMRSALLNPSVGDDWEAWALALGERAKGHDALSAPIRGSITHSRMRLLDEFIDAGLEGPLSVQAMAGLLELSEGYFMRAFKNATGKSPHSYLIDRRLAKARARLRDSTASLSEIALTCGFNSQAHMATAFKQRLGVSPAQLRRG, from the coding sequence ATGGTGTTCATGAGCCTTCGAACCCGTCTGCAGCCATCGCTTGTTACCGAACCGATCCGCCGTGTCGAGGCAGGGCCGTGGGTGATCGAATTGTTGCCCGCCTGCGCCTACGCGGCCCGATATGTAGCGACCCACGCGGCGATTGGTTTTGCCTTCGACAGCCAGCGAGGCCTGCACGCGATCGGCAGCGACCGGGTGCAACCCTTCGTTGCCACGCCCAATGGCCTGGCGTTCGTCCCGGCCGGTTGCGACGTGTTGTCCGAGTCATCCCAAGGCGGTGAGTACCTGCGGGTCATTCACACCGAGGGTATGGAATGGATGGGGGATCGTGCCTTCAACAATTGTATTGATCCGCAAGCCATTACCCTCGCGCGCAGAATGCGCAGCGCGCTGTTGAATCCCTCGGTGGGAGATGACTGGGAAGCCTGGGCACTCGCCCTCGGTGAACGGGCGAAGGGGCACGACGCGTTGTCGGCACCGATCCGGGGCTCTATCACCCACAGCCGGATGCGCCTGCTCGATGAGTTTATTGACGCAGGCCTCGAGGGCCCGCTCAGTGTGCAGGCGATGGCAGGATTGCTTGAACTGTCCGAAGGCTATTTCATGCGGGCATTCAAGAACGCGACGGGCAAAAGCCCTCACAGTTACCTGATCGACCGACGCCTCGCCAAGGCCCGTGCCCGGCTGCGCGATTCGACAGCCAGTCTGTCGGAGATCGCCCTCACCTGCGGTTTCAACTCCCAGGCGCACATGGCGACCGCTTTCAAACAACGCCTTGGCGTGAGTCCGGCGCAATTGCGCAGAGGTTAA
- a CDS encoding threonine dehydratase, producing MNRLTRDDIEQAARHVYQVMPATAQYPWPLLAERLGCTVWVKHENHTPTGAFKVRGGITFMHWLKREHPGVKGIVSATRGNHGQSLALAASALGLRALIVVPEGNSLEKNNAMRGFGGEVVEYGRDFDEAREEAARLAKVHDLYLVPPFHTELVKGVATYALELFKAAPDLDTVYVPIGCGSGICGVIAARDALGLKTQVVGVVSTEAAGAKLSFEAGTICETASANTFADGLAVRKPVPEAFAIYGAAAARIVSVSEGQIAEAMRVYYTDTHNLAEGAGAAALAALMQERETMEGKRVGVILSGGNVDRAVYASVIAPDLHA from the coding sequence ATGAACAGACTGACTCGCGACGATATCGAACAGGCCGCCCGCCACGTGTACCAGGTCATGCCCGCCACCGCGCAGTACCCTTGGCCATTGCTGGCGGAGCGGTTGGGTTGCACGGTGTGGGTCAAGCATGAAAACCACACCCCTACGGGGGCATTCAAAGTGCGCGGCGGCATTACCTTCATGCACTGGCTCAAACGCGAGCACCCAGGCGTGAAGGGTATTGTTTCCGCGACCCGCGGCAATCATGGCCAGAGCCTGGCGCTGGCCGCAAGCGCGCTGGGTTTGCGGGCGCTGATCGTAGTGCCGGAAGGTAACTCGCTGGAAAAGAACAATGCCATGCGCGGCTTCGGCGGTGAAGTGGTTGAGTATGGCCGCGACTTCGATGAGGCCCGTGAAGAGGCTGCACGCCTGGCAAAAGTGCATGACCTGTACCTCGTGCCGCCATTCCACACCGAGTTGGTCAAAGGCGTGGCCACCTATGCGTTGGAGCTGTTCAAGGCTGCGCCGGACCTGGACACCGTCTACGTGCCGATTGGCTGTGGCTCGGGGATTTGTGGAGTGATCGCCGCCCGCGACGCGCTGGGCTTGAAGACGCAAGTGGTGGGGGTGGTTTCCACGGAGGCGGCAGGCGCAAAGTTATCGTTTGAAGCGGGAACAATCTGCGAAACCGCCTCGGCCAATACCTTTGCCGACGGACTCGCCGTGCGCAAACCGGTTCCCGAGGCCTTCGCCATCTACGGGGCAGCGGCGGCGCGAATCGTATCCGTCAGCGAGGGTCAGATTGCCGAAGCCATGCGCGTGTATTACACCGATACCCACAACCTCGCGGAAGGGGCAGGCGCGGCGGCGCTGGCTGCGCTTATGCAGGAGCGTGAAACTATGGAAGGCAAAAGGGTTGGGGTGATTCTGTCTGGCGGAAATGTTGACCGGGCGGTGTATGCGAGCGTGATTGCTCCTGACCTTCATGCTTGA
- a CDS encoding DHCW motif cupin fold protein: MDLTAVPFGTTDWSTVEPVQHAGQTGTASWRTCQFGSTRVRMVEYSPGYLADHWCWRGHILLCLEGELHTELEDGRQFTLTAGMSYQVGNNAEGHRSFSTTGARLFVVD; the protein is encoded by the coding sequence ATGGATCTCACGGCTGTTCCCTTTGGTACGACTGATTGGTCGACGGTCGAACCGGTCCAGCATGCTGGACAAACCGGTACCGCCTCTTGGCGAACTTGCCAGTTTGGTTCAACGCGCGTGCGGATGGTTGAATACAGTCCCGGATACCTGGCCGATCACTGGTGCTGGAGAGGTCATATCCTGTTGTGCCTGGAAGGCGAGTTGCACACGGAACTGGAGGATGGTCGCCAGTTCACGCTCACCGCCGGGATGAGCTATCAGGTGGGCAACAATGCTGAGGGGCATCGATCGTTCAGCACGACGGGTGCCAGGTTGTTTGTTGTGGATTGA
- a CDS encoding TIGR02466 family protein: MQSSNNLVVPELIKIQRLFATPLASIQYPDAEKLNAELKAIITRRMAEDRSGAQRSNNGGWQSANDFPTWGGEACDALVRFATEFAIQLTAVHSEQYGLTEPSFEWKLNAWANVNEAGHSNSLHGHPGAFWSGVYWVDAGGREDDPAVGGDLEFVDPRGMVASTYNPALRMRVEDCLTAGFSCTCAARSGTFIMFPSWLMHSVRRFEGTRPRISIAFNFGA, translated from the coding sequence ATGCAGTCGAGCAACAACCTGGTAGTTCCTGAACTGATAAAGATTCAACGGCTGTTCGCGACCCCCCTTGCCAGTATCCAGTACCCCGACGCAGAAAAACTCAATGCTGAGCTGAAAGCTATAATCACACGTCGTATGGCGGAAGATCGCAGCGGCGCACAGCGCAGCAATAACGGCGGCTGGCAGTCCGCGAACGATTTCCCAACATGGGGAGGGGAGGCCTGCGATGCATTGGTGAGATTTGCCACAGAGTTCGCCATTCAGCTTACTGCGGTTCATAGCGAGCAATACGGCTTAACCGAGCCCAGTTTCGAATGGAAACTCAACGCGTGGGCAAATGTTAATGAGGCAGGCCACAGCAATTCACTTCATGGGCACCCTGGTGCATTTTGGTCAGGGGTTTACTGGGTTGATGCCGGCGGCCGAGAGGACGATCCAGCCGTTGGAGGTGATCTAGAGTTTGTAGACCCGCGTGGTATGGTTGCATCGACCTACAATCCTGCTCTGCGAATGAGAGTCGAAGATTGCCTGACTGCCGGCTTTAGTTGTACTTGTGCTGCCAGAAGTGGAACATTCATCATGTTTCCGTCGTGGCTAATGCATTCAGTGCGACGTTTTGAAGGGACGCGACCGCGAATCTCTATAGCTTTTAACTTCGGGGCTTAA
- a CDS encoding MFS transporter, giving the protein MTTSNPSGRSRASAIFRVTSGNFLEQFDFFLFGFYATQIAAVFFPASSEFASLMMTFAVFGAGFLMRPLGAVVLGAYIDDVGRRKGLIVTLSIMASGTILIVLVPGYETIGLFAPAIVLIGRLLQGFSAGAEMGGVSVYLSEIATPGNKGFFTSWQSASQQVAIIVAAALGYGLNQWMAPAMIADWGWRIPFFVGCMIVPFIFFLRRNLEETEEFAARKHRPSMGDVFRTLAQNWVIVFAGMMMVALTTTAFYLITVYAPTFGKTVLHLSTSDALLVTLLVGVSNFFWLPIGGALSDRIGRRPVLIAMALLTLATAYPALTYLVNAPSFVNMLLVLLWLSFIYGLYSGAMIAALTEIMPVEVRVAGFSLAYSLATAVFGGFTPAMSTFLIQYTGDKAAPGYWMSFAALCALCATLYLYRRSTGRLQPAMS; this is encoded by the coding sequence ATGACAACATCAAACCCTTCCGGGCGTTCACGCGCCAGTGCGATTTTTCGAGTTACCTCGGGCAACTTCCTCGAACAGTTCGATTTCTTCCTTTTCGGCTTTTACGCTACGCAGATTGCGGCTGTGTTCTTCCCGGCCAGTAGTGAGTTTGCTTCCCTGATGATGACCTTCGCGGTGTTTGGCGCGGGTTTCCTGATGCGTCCGTTGGGTGCGGTGGTGCTCGGTGCTTACATCGACGATGTGGGTCGGCGCAAAGGGTTGATCGTGACGCTGTCGATTATGGCCAGCGGCACGATTCTCATTGTGTTGGTGCCCGGTTACGAAACCATCGGACTGTTTGCCCCGGCCATCGTGCTGATCGGTCGCTTGCTGCAAGGTTTCTCGGCCGGTGCGGAAATGGGGGGCGTCTCGGTGTACCTCTCGGAGATCGCCACTCCGGGCAACAAAGGCTTCTTCACCAGTTGGCAGTCGGCCAGCCAGCAAGTGGCAATTATCGTTGCGGCGGCTTTGGGCTACGGGTTGAATCAGTGGATGGCGCCCGCAATGATTGCCGATTGGGGCTGGCGGATTCCGTTCTTCGTCGGTTGCATGATCGTTCCGTTCATTTTCTTCCTGCGCCGAAACCTCGAAGAAACCGAAGAGTTCGCGGCGCGCAAACACCGTCCCAGCATGGGTGATGTATTCCGCACGCTCGCGCAAAACTGGGTGATCGTGTTCGCCGGGATGATGATGGTCGCACTGACCACTACCGCGTTCTACCTCATCACCGTTTACGCGCCGACCTTCGGTAAAACCGTGCTGCACCTGAGCACGTCCGATGCGTTGCTGGTGACGTTGCTGGTTGGTGTTTCGAACTTCTTCTGGTTACCCATTGGCGGCGCGTTGTCTGACCGCATCGGTCGGCGTCCAGTGCTAATCGCCATGGCGCTGTTAACCCTCGCTACTGCGTATCCAGCGCTGACTTATCTGGTCAACGCGCCAAGCTTCGTCAACATGCTGTTGGTCTTACTGTGGTTGTCGTTCATTTACGGTTTGTACAGCGGCGCGATGATTGCGGCGCTCACGGAAATCATGCCGGTCGAAGTCCGGGTCGCCGGTTTCTCCCTGGCTTACAGCCTGGCTACGGCGGTGTTTGGCGGCTTCACCCCGGCAATGTCGACTTTTCTGATTCAGTACACCGGCGACAAAGCTGCGCCAGGCTATTGGATGAGTTTCGCCGCGCTCTGTGCCTTGTGCGCGACGCTGTATCTCTACCGCCGCTCCACCGGCCGCCTGCAACCGGCGATGTCTTGA
- a CDS encoding substrate-binding domain-containing protein, producing the protein MNKLFNFAALGLLASLGLSTVAQAEEIRVMTSGGFTAAYKILGPKFAASTGNTLDTALGPSMGKAPEAIPNRLSRGEKADVVIMVGYALDDLIKQGKVDPASRVELADSRIGLVVREGATKPDISSVEGLKKTLLDAKSIAYSDSASGVYIEDQLFKRLGIEDQLKPKSKMIPKIPVGSVVATGDYQLGFQQVSELLPVPGVSFVAKIPESVQSVTRFAAGIPVGAQHPAEAKALLEYLASSTAQPDVKATGLDSVSR; encoded by the coding sequence ATGAACAAGCTATTTAATTTCGCCGCCCTCGGCCTGCTGGCCAGCCTCGGCCTGAGCACCGTCGCCCAAGCGGAAGAGATCCGTGTGATGACTTCCGGTGGTTTCACCGCGGCCTACAAAATCCTCGGTCCTAAATTTGCCGCGTCCACCGGCAACACGCTCGACACCGCCCTTGGCCCGTCGATGGGCAAAGCGCCGGAAGCTATTCCCAACCGTCTTTCTCGCGGAGAAAAAGCTGACGTAGTGATCATGGTCGGTTATGCCCTCGATGACCTGATCAAACAAGGCAAGGTTGATCCCGCTTCACGGGTTGAACTGGCCGATTCCCGAATCGGGCTCGTAGTGCGTGAGGGCGCGACGAAGCCGGACATCAGCTCCGTTGAAGGATTGAAGAAGACCTTGCTCGACGCGAAGTCCATCGCCTATTCCGATAGCGCCAGCGGCGTGTACATCGAGGATCAGTTGTTCAAGCGCCTGGGCATTGAAGACCAACTCAAACCCAAATCGAAGATGATCCCGAAAATCCCCGTAGGTTCGGTGGTTGCCACCGGCGACTATCAACTGGGCTTCCAGCAAGTCAGCGAATTGCTGCCCGTGCCGGGGGTAAGTTTTGTGGCAAAGATTCCAGAGTCGGTGCAATCGGTAACGCGTTTCGCTGCCGGCATTCCCGTGGGCGCGCAACACCCGGCTGAAGCCAAGGCGTTGTTGGAGTACCTGGCTTCCTCGACCGCTCAACCGGATGTAAAGGCCACCGGGCTGGATTCGGTCAGTCGCTGA